One Ilumatobacter fluminis genomic window, AAGGTGATCGGCGTCTCCTCGATCCGGTAGCCCTGGTGATCGAGCCGACGGATCAGCTCGGTGAGGAAGGCGTAGCCCTCGGCCCGCGTCGTACCGGGGTCGATCGACGCGAGCACGTCGGAGCGATAGGCCCGGTAGCCGGCGGTGCAGTCGCGGACGTGGATCCCGAGCACGGCGCGGGTGTAGGCGTTGCCCCAACGGGACAGGACTCGGCGTCGCATCGGCCAGTTCGCCGTGCCGCCACCCTCGACGTACCGCGAGCCGATCACGACGTCGGCGCCCTGCTCGATCAGCTCGAGCATCGTCGGGATCACCGCCGGGTCGTGGCTGAGGTCGGCATCCATCGACACGATCACGTCGTAGTCCTCGGAGAGCACCGTCCGGAAGCCGGCTCGGTAGGCGGCTCCGAGACCGTCCTTGGCATCGCGGTGGAGCAACCGGATACCCGGATCGTCGGCTCCGAGCTCGCGCACGATGTCGCCGGTGCCGTCGGGACTGTTGTCGTCGACGACCAGGAGTTCGATGTCGGTGCTCACCGCTCGCAGGGCGCGCACGTACGGACGGATGGTCTCCGCTTCGTTGTAGGTGGGCAGCACGACGATCGAACGCACGAGCACGGCAATCTACTGGTCGTGGCCGCCCGAACGCAGGACTTCGGCGTGGAGGGCGGCGGTGAGCCCGAGTGCCGAACGCTCCCAGGTGAGCGATGCGCCCCACTCGCGAGCTCCTGCGGCGAGACGGTCGAGCCAAGGCCGATCGTGCAGCAGCTCCACCATCGTCGTGGCGAGTCGGTCGGGTGGGACGAGGACGCCCGAGCGGCCGTCGAGCACGCTGTTGCGATGACCGCGGATGTCGGTGGCCAGTGCAGGCGTGCCGCACCCGGCGCCTTCGGTGAGGCTGAGACCCCATCCTTCGGCGATCGATCCCGATGTGACGAGCCACGAGGAGCGATAGAGGTCGATCAGGTCGGCGTCGTCGACGCGGCCGGCGAGGCGGATGTAGCCACCGGCGCCCGCGGCGTCGATCCGCGCCTGCAGTTCGTCGGCGAGCGGGCCCCGTCCGACGATCGTCGCCGTGAGTCCGTCGACCTCGCGGCGTGCGGCGACGACGGCGTCGATCACCCGGTCGAACCGCTTCACCGGAGCGAGACGGCCGACGGCAACCACCGACGGCTGCGCGGTCTTGGTGCCACCGGGTGAGAAGCGGGGGTCGACGCCGTACGGGACCGCCAGCACCCGGTCTGGCCGGAATCCGAGTTCGAGCAGCTCGTCACGGCTGGTCTCGGCCCCGGTGACGGTGAGACCGCGCCGGTAGAACGGCGGCGCCAGTCGCGACTCCAGAAAGCGTCCGGCGGGGCCCAGCGGCCCGGGCAGCATCTGATCCCACATCGGACCGTGGACGTGGTGCAGCACCGTCACGCGAGGGCGCCGGCACCAGATCGGTGAGAACCACGGCACGCCGTTCCAGATCTCGACCAGCGCGTCGTACGGGCCCATGCGCCGGGTCAGCTCGGACGCCACCGTCCGGCCGAACACCGTGTAGCGACTCCCCCGTCGCACCACCCGGTAGCCGTTGCGCTCGGCTTCGGTCGGCAGCCCCTCGGCGTACGACGTGCGGTGCAGCACATCGAGGCCGAGATCGGCCCACCGCCGCATCACCTCGTCGGCGTGCACCTCTGACCCGCCGGCATCGGCGTCGTCGAGGTCGCGCCAGGCGAGCACGTGGACCCGCCGGATCCCGCGCTGTCGGAGGTCGTCGACGTACCACGCCAGATCGTGCTCGGGCACGGGGTTCAGGGCGTTCACGGGGTTCCTTCCTCGATCAGCTCGACGGCGACCGGCGGGTCGACGTCGACCCACACGACGGTGCTCGGGTCGTCGCGCCGTTCCTCGGCATCGGCACCGGCCCACAGCACGAGGGTGGTCGTCTCGGTGCCGTCGGCGACGCGGTCGGCACCGAAGCGGCGCTCCTGCATCTCGGAGATGAAGCGGTAGTCGACACCTCGGGCTCGCAGCACCACGGCGGTCGGGTACCCGTACGAGTGGCCGAAGTACATGTTGGTCTGGTCGATCACGACGGGACCGTCGAGTGGCACGTCGTCCAACTGTTCCATCAGCGATGCGACGCCGGCCTGGTCCATCTCGTAGCGGCCGACGTCGGGCACCTGGAGCGAGACCGGCACGTTCGCGAGAGTCAGCAGGCCGACGACGCCGACCACGCCGAACGATGCTCGGCGGTCGTCGAGCCACCGATCGACCGTGTCGAGCCGGCTGAGGGCCACGGTGGCGCCGATCAGCAGGAAGGTCGCCGTCGGCCACAGCCACCGATAGTTGAACGGGGTCAGCCCGAAGACCGTGATCGGGAGCTGTGACGCGTCGATGACGGCGGCGCCGACCGCCGCCGTCGCGACGGCGAACCCGGCCGCCGCAGCCGGACGGCGACGCAGGAAGGCGAACATGGCCAGTGCTGCGAGACCGATGGTGAGGAGGATCACGGCAGCGGCCGCCACGGTGCTGTCGAGTAGCTCGGGGTCGAAGTCGGCATAGCCGCGCCGGACGTACGAGCCGGGGTCGAACAACATGCCGCCCACGATCGATGCCGCCGTGCGCAGCCCGGGCTGCTCGCCGGTGCCCGGTGAGGCGAGCACGTCGGTGAAGTTCCCCCAGACGAAGAGCTGGTCGTACGCCGTCTGCCACCAGAGCACCACGGCGAGGACGGCCGACGTCGTCCACGGACGGATCCAACGCGAACGTTCGTCGGATCGCCACCACGCCGCGACCTGCCCCGCCACCGCGACGGCGCCGACCGACGCCACCAGGATCGGGTAGCTCAGGTGCGTCTGAGTGAGCAGGCTGGCCGTCGCCACCGCCGGCACCATCGCCCAGCGATCGCCCGCCGCTGCGGCCCACGCCGCCACCAGGAAACAGAGATACGTGAGCAGCAGGAACTGGTGCTGCCGGGGGGTGATGAGCATCTCACTCCCCATCGTCCACGTGAGCAGTCCGATCGGGACCATCGATACGAGCGTCGCCCGTCGCCCACCGATGCGGCCGAGCAGCCAGGCGGCGACGACCACGGCCGCGATGTTGATCAGTCCGACGGCGATCGCGGTGCCGCCCGACGGGGCGATCCGGGTGAAGGGCGCGAGCAGGTCGAGTTGGAGCGGACCGAGGTTGTTCACGCTCCGGTCGACGCCGACGGATCCGGACGACCAGGCGCCGAGCCACGGGTGATGTTCGGTCGCGACGTCCATCGAGCGCAGGGTGAAGTACGCGTCGTCGCCGATCGGGACCCAGTCGGACGCCGCCGCGCGGACTGCGTGCCAGCCGATCGGGAAACAGACCAGGAACGTCGCCAGCACGTCGAGTCGGCGGGCGAACGATCGCAGCGCCGACGGAGCGCGGGAGGCGGTGTCGGCGGTCGTCATGGCAGTCGGCAAGGGTAACCGTGGCGCGGCCCTCGCGGGTGGGTACCTTGGTCGATCGTGCCGTCCGCGCCCTCGTCTCGAACCTCCACGCCGTACGTGCTCGGTGGTGGCTTCCGCTGGGGGTTCGGTGGCGTCTCCTGGCTCGGACGGGCGGCGATCGCACTCCTGATCGTGGTCCTGATCGCACCGATCCGTGGCCTGTACAAGGCGACGGGGTCGTCGCTCGAAGAGGGCTTCATGCTCGTCTTCCCCAACCTGGTCCAGCAGGGGTGGGTGCCGAACCGCGACTTCCTCCATCTGTACGGTCCGACGTCGCTCGACTCGTTGGCGCTCTGGTACCGGGTGTTCGGCGACACGCTCGAGAGCGAGCGCACGTTCGGACTGCTGCAGAACCTCGCGATCGTCGCGGCGATCTACACCCTGGCGCGGGTGTCGGGCCATGTCGCGGCCGTCGGTGCCGCCCTGGTTGCGGCGATGTTCGTCATGACACCGATCGGGCTCACCGCCCTGGCGTGGCACGGCGGCGTGGCGCTGGCACTGTGGGCGACCGTGTACGGCGCACGCGCCCGGGCGACCGGGCAGCCCGCCGACTGGTGGCGTGCAGCGATCTTCGCCGGCCTCGCGCTCGGCTTCCGGCCCGACCTCGTCGTCGCCCTCGGGCTGACGCTGGCGTTCCTGCTGTGGCCACTGCGGCGTCACGCCTCGACCCTGTTGATCGCGTTCGCGGGACTCATGGTCGGTCTGCTCCCGATGTGGTGGCACCTCGGTCGGGCGGGCCTCCGGACGGCGTTCGAGGGCATGGTGCTCGAACCGGTCGTCGATCTGCGCCCGGGCCGCGAGCTGCCGGCGCCGCCGTCGTGGGACAAGATCGACGGCGCCCTGCAGGCGGTCGCCGAAGAACCGGCGCCCCGCTGGTGGCTGCCCGCCCCGCAGGCCAGCCATCAGCTCTACCTGTGGTTCTGGGCGGTCGTGATCGTGGCGATCGGCACGCTGGTCTTCGCTGCGTGGCGCTACCGGCGAGCGACCACCGAACAACCGCCCGAGACGGTCGAGGCGGACGGTGCAGCCGAGACGGACGGCGACCGGGACGGCGGCTCGTTCGTGCCGTTGGGCCGCACCGAACTGCTGCCGCTGCTCGCCGGGGCCGTGTTCGGCTTCGGGATCATCCCGCAGGCCCTCCAACGTCCCGACTCGGCACACCTGGCGTGGGTCGCGATGGTGTCGTGGCCGATCCTCACGGTCTTGCTCGTCGATCCGATCCGCCGCCTCGTGCCACTGTTGCGACCGTCGTGGGCGGGGGCCACCGCTGCCACCGCACTGATCGGGATCGTGATGATCGTGATCTGCCCCTTCTACACGTACCGGATGTACGCGCTGCACACCCGGGTGTCGATCGGCCAGATCCCACCGCCGTTCGAGATCCAGCGGGGCGACCATCGCTTCTGGGTCGGCGACGCCGCCGTGGCTCGTGCCGTGAACGACATGATCCCCGACCTCGAGGCGCTGATGGACGACGGCGACACCCTGATCGTCGGGCCGGGCGACCTCAGTCGGACCGTCTACGCCGACACGTACATCTACTGGCTGTTCCCCGAGCTCGAACCCGGCACCCGGTACATCGAGATGGACCCGGGACTCGCCGACCAGGCCGACTCGGGCCTCGCCGAGGAGATCGCCGCGGCCGACTTCGTCGTGCTCACGAACACCTGGAGCGGCTGGTACGAGCCGAACGCCTCGATCGAGCAGGGCTCGCAGGAACACAACCGCGCCGTCGCCGACCACCACTGCCTGGTGCAGAGCTACGAGACGAACCTCGTGCTGCTGTTCGCCGCGTGCGAGGGCGGCGGAGGACTCGACCCGGTCACCATCGCCGGCCGCGAGAACGCCATCGGCGGCGGCGGAGTCGAGTCGGCGATCCCCTGACCGGCATCCATCGCGGCCGAACGGGACGGCTGCGTGCAGGTTCTCGGTGGCGGTGGTCCGGGATCTCGGACGGGAGCCGCCGAGAACCGGGGTCGTGTCGTTCTCGGCGGCGGTCGCTCGGCTGCGTCAGCCGAGCGGCAGGCGCCGGAAGATGGGGCGTGGGACGTGCCGCAGAGTCATGAAGACGTAGCGGAGGATGCCCGGCGTCCAGACCGTGTGCTTGCCCTTGCGCATCGCCTCGGCGGTGAGTTCGCCGACGACACGAGGCGTCGTGGCGAACGGGGCCGACTTCATGCCTCGGGTCATCTTGCTGTGCACGAAACCGGGGCGGACGACCGTGACGCGGACACCGGTGCCCTGGAGAGCGTCGCCGAGCCCCTGTGCGAACGCGTCGATGCCGGCCTTCGACGAGCCGTACACGTAGTTCGAGGCGCGGGCCCGCTCCCCCGCCACGCTCGACAGCACCGTGATGTGCCCGTGCCCCTGGCGCCTCATCTGTGCCGCCGTGGCGAGGCAGGCCGTGACCGCGCCGGTGTAGTTCACGTGCACGACCTCGGCGGCGGCCTGCGGGTCGGCGTCGAAGTCGGCCTGATCGCCGAGCTGGCCGAACGCCACCACGACCACGTCGAGATCGCCGTGGTCGGCGGCGAGCCCGCGGACGAACGGATCGTGCGTGTCGGTCGCCGCCGCGTCGAAGTAGGTCGTGACCACGTTCAGCCCGTCGCGCGCGAACTCGTCGGGGTTGGCCTCGTCGGGTCGCCGACAGGCGAGCACGAGGGTTCGCGTGGCCGGGGTGACGAGCTGTTCGACGATCGCTCGTCCGATCTCGCTGGTGCCGCCGAGCAGCACGATGGTCTGGGCTTCGTGGAGGGCGTTCTGCATGGGTCCTCTTCGGGGTGGGGTCAGGTGAGGCCGAGTCGGCGACTCTGGTCGCTGGCCCAGACGCCGGCCGGGTCGACGCGCTCGCGGACCGCCTGCCACTCGGCGAGGCGCGGGTAGCCGCGACGGAACGTCTCGGCCGACATCGAGGCGTCCTTGGCGAGATAGTGGCGTCCGCCGACGGCGAGGACCATCCGGTCGAACTCGCCGAGCAGGGTGCCGATCCGTCGGTGTGCGACACCGATGTCGACCGCGAGCTGCCACCCCGACTGGGGGAAGCTCAGCGGTGCCGGATTGCCCGGCCCGAACCGCTTCAACACCGTCATGAAGATCGGCAGTTGTGCGGCGGCGAGCCGGTGGATGATCGACACCATCGTGTCGACGGCGTCGTCGGGCACGTGGAACTGGTACTGGACGAACCCTTCGGCTCCGTAGACCCGGTTCCAGTTGCCGACCAGGTCGAGCGGATGGAAATACGTCGGAATCGACTGGAGTTCGCCGGTGCGCTGACGCGGTGCCTTGCGGAACCACATCTCGTTGAACGCCTTGACGGTGAGCTTGTTGATCACGCCGTGGGGCGGCACGAGCGGGGGCATCACGGCGATCTGATCGGCTGCGTAGCCGAGCGGGTCGTTCGATGCCGCCGGATCGAGCTGGTCGGTCACGGCGTGTGCGCCGTTGGTCAGGACCCCGCGGCCGACGCGTCGTCCGGTCGCCAACAGGTCGAGCCACGCGACCGAGTACCGGAAGTCGGATTCGCTCGCCACCATCTCGGTCATCACGTCGTCGAGCGAGTCGAGCCGGTAGGTGTCGACCGAGATGCGGCTCGTCTCGATCGGCAGGAGCCGGAACGTGACCTCGAGCATGAGCCCGGTGAGGCCCATCCCACCGACGGTCGCCCAGAACAGCTCCGGGTCGTCGTCGGGGCCGACATCGACGACGGTCGTGTCGGCCAGCATCATCCGGATGTTGGTGACGTGGTTGCCGAACGATCCGTCGAGGTGGTGGTTCTTGCCGTGGATGTCGCTCGCGACGGCACCGCCGATCGTCACGTAGCGGGTGCCCGGTGTGACGGGGACGAAGAAGCCCCGGGGCACGATGACCCGCAGGACGTCGTCGAGGCTGACACCGGCGCCGACCGTGGCCGTGCAGGCCTGCTCGTCGACGACGATCGATCCGGGAGCCAGACGCAGGACGTGGCCGCCACCGTTCTGCGCCGGGTCACCGTACGACCGGCCGAGGCCGCGAGCGATGCCGCCGCGGGCGGGCAGGTCTTTGATCGCCGTCGCCGCCACCTCGTCGTCGATGTCGACGACCACCGCACCGGACGGGTTCGTCAGACCGAAGCCGGTCAGCTCGGCCCGATGCGATTCGAGTTGGTCGCGCGCACCCATCGATCGTGAGGTTACCGGTGTGCCGGACGCCGGTCGGCTCAATACGGCCACTCGCGGCCGCGCAGGATCTTGGCGCTGATCAGCACCTTCAGGATCACGTTCTTGGCGAACCAGGGCACCTGAGCGAGCTGTCGACCGGCGTTCTTCCACGACGACACGCCGGTGTCGGCGCGATAGATCGCGAGCGACCGTGAACGGCCGACGTAGCGCCAACGCTGCGACCAGAGCAGTTCGCGGCCGATGGCACCGGTGACGCCGATGCTCGAGAAGCTGTCGTGGATCAGCATCGTGCCGCCGGGCCGTACCTTGGCACCCCACTGCCGGATGTCGGCGAGGGCGGGGCCGTACCGGTGGGCTCCGTCGATGTAGAGCACGTCGATCTCGGCGACCTCGCCCAGCGCCTCGTCGGAGAACATGCGGAGGTGTCGGACCCGGTCGGCGACGCCGGCGCGTTGCAGGTTCGCGTTGAACCGTGCGTGGTCGCTCTCGGCGTCGTCGGCATAGCCCTCGATCTCCTGCGGGCCGCGGTCGTTGCCGGCGTGCGGATCGATCGCCGTCACGGTGGCGCCGTCGGGTGCGGCCGAGGCGAGGATGATGGTCGACCGGCCCTGGAACGAACCGATCTCGACGATCGTGCCGCCCTCCGGCGCCGACGCGGACGCGTCGTACAGCGCCCGGGCCTGACCGTCGGTCATCCAGCCGTCGACGTCGGCCACCGACGCCCATGCAGTCGAGAAATCGATCACGTGTACACCGCCAGTCCGAAGATGATCACCCACGACAGGCCGAGCAGCTGCAGGACGCGATCGTTCGAGAAGACTTCTTCCGGCGCGGCGCCGTGTCCCTGGTCGAGGACGAGTGCGTACCGCAGGAACGCCGCCAGCATCGGCACGACCGACAGCTCGTACAGCGGCAGGTCGGAGGCGGCGATCTCCTTGGTCTCGAACGCCCACACGCAGTAGCTCACCAGCGCCCCGCCACAGCTGACGGCGAGGACGAAGCTCAGGTACCGCTCGCTGTACTCACCCAGCGTCGAACGCACCGAGACTGCACCGTCGCCCAGCTCGCGGGCCTCGGCGTAACGCTTGCCGGTCACGATGAACAGCGAGCCGAAGGTGGTCACGAGGACGAACCAGCTCGACATCGGCACGTCGACGGCGTAGGCGCCGCCGGCGGCGCGGAGGACGAACCCGGAAGCGATCGCGATCAGGTCGAGCACGGCGATGTGCTTCCACACGGCGCTGTAGCTGAGCGTGACCGCCAGATAGGTGGCGACGACGAGCACCGCCTTCCAGCTGCCCGTGAGGGCCATCGCCCCGAGCGCCAGCACGGGCAGGATGACGCCCATCGTGCGGCCGAGCCCGAGCGAGACCTCACCCGCCGCGATCGGGCGGCGAGACTTGGTGGGGTGCGCTCGGTCGGCTTCGACGTCGAGCACGTCGTTCCAGAAGTACGTGCCACTCGCTGCGAGGCAGAACGACACGAACGCCAGCACCGTCTTGAGGAGCTGATCGGGTTCGTCGAGGACGCCCGCGGCGCCGGGGGCGGCGAACACGAGCACGTTCTTGGCCCATTGGCGCGGGCGGGCGCATCGAAGCAGGGGTGGCATGGCGGATCAGGGCGCCACGCTAGCCAGCGGTTC contains:
- a CDS encoding polyprenol monophosphomannose synthase, producing MRSIVVLPTYNEAETIRPYVRALRAVSTDIELLVVDDNSPDGTGDIVRELGADDPGIRLLHRDAKDGLGAAYRAGFRTVLSEDYDVIVSMDADLSHDPAVIPTMLELIEQGADVVIGSRYVEGGGTANWPMRRRVLSRWGNAYTRAVLGIHVRDCTAGYRAYRSDVLASIDPGTTRAEGYAFLTELIRRLDHQGYRIEETPITFTDRTLGSSKMSPTIIAESMWRVTRWAVVNRLFGRDRH
- a CDS encoding glycosyltransferase family 4 protein; its protein translation is MNALNPVPEHDLAWYVDDLRQRGIRRVHVLAWRDLDDADAGGSEVHADEVMRRWADLGLDVLHRTSYAEGLPTEAERNGYRVVRRGSRYTVFGRTVASELTRRMGPYDALVEIWNGVPWFSPIWCRRPRVTVLHHVHGPMWDQMLPGPLGPAGRFLESRLAPPFYRRGLTVTGAETSRDELLELGFRPDRVLAVPYGVDPRFSPGGTKTAQPSVVAVGRLAPVKRFDRVIDAVVAARREVDGLTATIVGRGPLADELQARIDAAGAGGYIRLAGRVDDADLIDLYRSSWLVTSGSIAEGWGLSLTEGAGCGTPALATDIRGHRNSVLDGRSGVLVPPDRLATTMVELLHDRPWLDRLAAGAREWGASLTWERSALGLTAALHAEVLRSGGHDQ
- a CDS encoding glycosyltransferase family 39 protein → MPSAPSSRTSTPYVLGGGFRWGFGGVSWLGRAAIALLIVVLIAPIRGLYKATGSSLEEGFMLVFPNLVQQGWVPNRDFLHLYGPTSLDSLALWYRVFGDTLESERTFGLLQNLAIVAAIYTLARVSGHVAAVGAALVAAMFVMTPIGLTALAWHGGVALALWATVYGARARATGQPADWWRAAIFAGLALGFRPDLVVALGLTLAFLLWPLRRHASTLLIAFAGLMVGLLPMWWHLGRAGLRTAFEGMVLEPVVDLRPGRELPAPPSWDKIDGALQAVAEEPAPRWWLPAPQASHQLYLWFWAVVIVAIGTLVFAAWRYRRATTEQPPETVEADGAAETDGDRDGGSFVPLGRTELLPLLAGAVFGFGIIPQALQRPDSAHLAWVAMVSWPILTVLLVDPIRRLVPLLRPSWAGATAATALIGIVMIVICPFYTYRMYALHTRVSIGQIPPPFEIQRGDHRFWVGDAAVARAVNDMIPDLEALMDDGDTLIVGPGDLSRTVYADTYIYWLFPELEPGTRYIEMDPGLADQADSGLAEEIAAADFVVLTNTWSGWYEPNASIEQGSQEHNRAVADHHCLVQSYETNLVLLFAACEGGGGLDPVTIAGRENAIGGGGVESAIP
- a CDS encoding decaprenylphospho-beta-D-erythro-pentofuranosid-2-ulose 2-reductase gives rise to the protein MQNALHEAQTIVLLGGTSEIGRAIVEQLVTPATRTLVLACRRPDEANPDEFARDGLNVVTTYFDAAATDTHDPFVRGLAADHGDLDVVVVAFGQLGDQADFDADPQAAAEVVHVNYTGAVTACLATAAQMRRQGHGHITVLSSVAGERARASNYVYGSSKAGIDAFAQGLGDALQGTGVRVTVVRPGFVHSKMTRGMKSAPFATTPRVVGELTAEAMRKGKHTVWTPGILRYVFMTLRHVPRPIFRRLPLG
- a CDS encoding FAD-binding protein, whose translation is MGARDQLESHRAELTGFGLTNPSGAVVVDIDDEVAATAIKDLPARGGIARGLGRSYGDPAQNGGGHVLRLAPGSIVVDEQACTATVGAGVSLDDVLRVIVPRGFFVPVTPGTRYVTIGGAVASDIHGKNHHLDGSFGNHVTNIRMMLADTTVVDVGPDDDPELFWATVGGMGLTGLMLEVTFRLLPIETSRISVDTYRLDSLDDVMTEMVASESDFRYSVAWLDLLATGRRVGRGVLTNGAHAVTDQLDPAASNDPLGYAADQIAVMPPLVPPHGVINKLTVKAFNEMWFRKAPRQRTGELQSIPTYFHPLDLVGNWNRVYGAEGFVQYQFHVPDDAVDTMVSIIHRLAAAQLPIFMTVLKRFGPGNPAPLSFPQSGWQLAVDIGVAHRRIGTLLGEFDRMVLAVGGRHYLAKDASMSAETFRRGYPRLAEWQAVRERVDPAGVWASDQSRRLGLT
- a CDS encoding class I SAM-dependent methyltransferase, whose amino-acid sequence is MIDFSTAWASVADVDGWMTDGQARALYDASASAPEGGTIVEIGSFQGRSTIILASAAPDGATVTAIDPHAGNDRGPQEIEGYADDAESDHARFNANLQRAGVADRVRHLRMFSDEALGEVAEIDVLYIDGAHRYGPALADIRQWGAKVRPGGTMLIHDSFSSIGVTGAIGRELLWSQRWRYVGRSRSLAIYRADTGVSSWKNAGRQLAQVPWFAKNVILKVLISAKILRGREWPY
- a CDS encoding decaprenyl-phosphate phosphoribosyltransferase: MPPLLRCARPRQWAKNVLVFAAPGAAGVLDEPDQLLKTVLAFVSFCLAASGTYFWNDVLDVEADRAHPTKSRRPIAAGEVSLGLGRTMGVILPVLALGAMALTGSWKAVLVVATYLAVTLSYSAVWKHIAVLDLIAIASGFVLRAAGGAYAVDVPMSSWFVLVTTFGSLFIVTGKRYAEARELGDGAVSVRSTLGEYSERYLSFVLAVSCGGALVSYCVWAFETKEIAASDLPLYELSVVPMLAAFLRYALVLDQGHGAAPEEVFSNDRVLQLLGLSWVIIFGLAVYT